The nucleotide window TCGCGTCGATAATGTCATTCAACTGGGCTTCTTCGCCGCCGGCATTGAAAACAACGGAATGCACGTTCGAAAGCGCTGTCAGGCGGCCAGAAAAATCCTCCGCCAATCCATCAACCGAATCGGCCCCACGACGCGTCATCTGGAAGATCGAAATCACGCTGGCGAGGATATTCTTGACACGGTGATTAAGTTCGAGCCGCAGCTCTGTTTCCCGCTCGAGATAGTCCCGAACCTCACGTTGGCGAAACCGGGCCGACGGGCCGATCGGGGCTGCCGGTACATCCGCGGCTAATTCCTGATCGGCGGTAGAAGAAGGGAGTCGACACATGTCGGTGACTGCCGACTCCCTTCAATGGTCATCTTGGCAGAGAACCATCGCCGCCGTCGCTTGGTAACAAGCGGCGGTAGCCATGCCATAACGAGGTAGCCGCAGCCGAGTTCCGCCGCTGCGAACTCTCATGCAACGAGGGAGATCGAAATCGCTCGATTGCTCGTAACGTTAGATCGTGCTCATCTTCAGCGACAGCGACCAAGCTTGCGACGATATAGGCTAGCTTCGTCCGCACCTGCTCGTCATCGGCATCGGGGACGGTCGATCGTATTTCGGACCAGGCAGCATCAAGCGCGGCTTGCGCGAGGGCGAGGTCGACGGGGTCGCTCAACGATGAGAATGGCATAGCTCCTTCCTCCGCCATGGATACGGGCGAGAATCTATGCCTCTCGACAGCGGAGGCAATATTTTTTGACATAAGAAAATCCCCGCCTGCGCACGCAAGCGGGGTAGTTCGTACAATTCAAAGGGAGACGTTTGGCTAACCGAGACGCGCGGCCAAGGTTCCGCCGGCCGAAACGAAAAAAGCCCGGCTGTCCGTCTCTCTGCCTTTCGGTGATCGCCGGACTGCCGTTCCCTAGATGACGAAGACGATGACGATCGTTTGACCCTTGTCATCGAGGAGGCCGTAGGTGCCGAGCGAGGCGGATTGGACGAGCGTGCGGATGAGGCTGCGAAGCTGCTCATTCATGGGTTACGCTCCCGCGGCTGTCTGAACGGGGATTTCCCCGCAGCGAGCACGGCCTTGTAGGCCTTGACCGCGGCAGTCAGCGCGGTCGCGAGGTTGCTCGGCGGACTGTCGCAGAGGGATTCGACCGCGGCCGAGGCCTGGGCGGCGAGCGCGCGGTCGTTCTCCGGGGCGAACAGCGCGGCGCCATAGCGACGGCGTGAAGGGCACCGCCGTAGCGCCCGAGCTCTTCGCTCGCCTTCACGACCTCGGCGTCATACTTTGTCTCGCCGATGAACTGGCCGGTGCCGGTCGCGATCTGCTTCCGGCCGTCCGATGAGGTCTGGGAAAGCTGGTGGTCGGACTGGCAGCTGGTGAGCGCGAACGCGCCCAAGGCGGCGAGCGCCAGGACGAGACGGTCATGATGATAATCCGGATGAGGTAGCGGCAGGCCCGGCCGCGGCGGGTTTCATCCTTCAAATGAAGGGTGTCGGACGCTCATTGCGCGCCGAAAAGTAAGCGCGCGGCATCTTGGGGCTGACAAAATGAAGGGAACGATGCGACTGTCGCTCACCATTCAGCGGGCACGGATGAAACATGCGCTGGCCAAAGCAAAAAAGCTTCGCGAGGCCCGATTTCCGAAGCCAAGGCTCGTTACGGGCGAGGGGCACCTTGCTCCCTCGCGGATGGCAGAGGAGGCTCAAGCGGTGAGCTTGATCGGGCCGGCCTCGGTCGAGCGCGCCTTTGGCAAGCGCACATCGTAAGTGATGTCGCGGCCGAGATTGCGTCGCACTCCTCGCGCGTGATCGTCAGACCTCAATACGGAATTGGGACGCCCACGGCGGCCGTATGGCCGATGCCGATCGTCCAGAGGTCGACGCTGTCGAGAAGGGCTTCAGCTTGCGAGCCTCGCGGCCGATTAGCGCTTCCAGACCAATCGCCGACATCGACTGCCGAGGAGGAGCCGGGATCACAGCGAGGTCGAGCTTGGAACCTGCAGTGCGTTTATCGTCTCCGGGCCAGTAATGCCATCGGGATAAAGCCCGGTTACACGCTGGAAGGCGATGATAGCTTTTTTAGTCTTCGGCCCCGGCTTGCCGTCAACGACAAGCGAACAGCCCAGCGCCCCCAACGCTGCTTGCACGTCGCGAGTGTTCATGGTGGTATACCCTGGATAGCTGCTTAGGCAGCTGGTTGCGTTGGAGACGTCAGATGCTATTCAACAGCAATGCCAAAGGCGTTCTGCTTCGCACGGCAGTCGTGGTCGCGCTTGGAACCTTGGCCGTGTTGCCGGCGCTACTACTCCGATAGGGGGCATACGGGCCGTAGCGGCCGGGCCTCGCGTGGGATACGCGCGTCCGATGGCATCTCTGCATGCGCTGTGCGAGCGAGGCCTCGACGGGGCGAGTAGCGATTATCATCGCGGGAGAAACGGGACCGGTCCAGCTTCCCGGAGAAAATCCTTGTGGTTTTGACACTCGCCGGCGCCGCCGCATGTGGCCTTTATACTCTTCGCAAGTTGGTCGTTTGACTGATCGTACCGACGCTGATGGCTATGATACAAGGCGCACCAGAGACATCGTACCAAACGACGGACGAGAAGCGTCGGGATAAGGAAATGGTCGGCTCCGAGCGAGGCGTCCGCATTACCTCCCTCGCTCTGACCATCGATATTCTCACCACCCAAACAGCCTGGCTTGCCGCTATAGGCTATGGCCTTTGGTGGCTCATCGACTGAAGAAAGAACCCGTCGGCGCGATCAGGCCCGCTGGGTAGCGGTCGTGTCCATGTAATGCGCCGGAGGCGCGAGACAGCCTGTCGCACTAACGACGACGGACCAATTCGATGGCCGTTTGGCGCGCGATACTAAGAACGGGACGACAACCAGTAGGATTGCGATGGCGCGATAAAAACATCCCGCGCTCCGCTAACCCCGAGAAGCATGACTGGCTCATGTGGAAATGGCGCGTGTTCACGATGCTCGCGGCTTAGAGCATGCTCGCCTGCGCCGCAGCTTATTGGGCTGTCGCTCGGTTATGGCGGCTGGGCTTCGGCTGCGCGCATCGGAGCTGGTCCGACGAGCGCGGCCTTGCGTTGATTGCTCACCGGGGCCACTGCTTCGACAGTCCCCATTTTGCCAATTATCCCTAAGATGTGCTGCCTACGGTTGGAGCCAAAAGGCGCGAAGTCCGAAGAGCAGTGACGTGACCAAGAGGCGAGCAGGATTTGCAAGGTATTGGCTACGCTGTCCCGATCAGCGGCCGTATTTGACGCCGGATCGTCGTGAGGCTCTTTCCAAATGCTTTGAAGCTTATGAGCTGGCATGCTCCGCGGCATTGCTCTGGGAAAAATCGGTGGCGCGAGATGCCCCGAAAATTGCCGAAGAATACCGCCGTTTGATTAGTGAGCTCGAAGACGAAATCACAACTGCGCTTAGGGCTCGTCCTAAACCTTAACTGCTCGCGCAGCCACGAAGCCCGATGTCCGGAATGAGGAGAGATTCGTAAAGCCGGCGAGCCAGACGACAAAGCATCGCAGACCAATAGATCGGATCGAATTGCATTAGCGGTCACGATTTTATTACTGGCGGCGGCAGCGATTGTCGGTTTGGCACTGATCGCCGAACTGGACTTTACCGGTTAGGCTCTTCCCTCTACCAGACACATAACCTCGCCGCCGGCCGACCGGTGAGGTCCCCAGACGATGCAGTTGTGCTGATGAGCGAGCCAGACGAACTGCAGAGGCAAGCCCAGCCGGATAGTCCGATCGGGGATCAGCCCTGCATCCTCGATCGTCTTGTAGGTCACTGGAATGGGCTCGCCCCGGCGTGCGGATCTAAACGCAGCGAGGAGCGCTTCCATCGCTCTCGAAGGAGGCTGAGCAAACTGAGCCATAACTCGATTTTGGCAGCTTTACGTTAAGAATGCGCTCCGCTGATCTGGAAGATGCGCGAGACCGTTCGTCAAAGCGCCACACGACCGGGCATTCGCGCTGTCGCCCTCGGCTGCGTTGCGTAGATCGATGCTGCCCCAGAACCCGGCACGCGAACCGCTCCGACACGCCGAACTTCATCATGGCGTGGTCGATGCAGCGACGGCGCCGGGCGGGGCTTAGTATCAGATTGAGCGAGAACGTGCTGTATAAGAGCGCGTATCGCCCATGGCGGCTTAGCTATTAGGCGCCTCAAATCGTTACGCCATTACGGCATGCGATCTATTTGTGCATGGATATATTTCCGTAAACAATTATCGACCAGCATCTATTCATGTTTTTATTACAGCAAATAGCAATCTCGACACCGTACCTAATAGCCCTAAACTGCCTATTGTACGGCGCCTATCGCATTGGCGGTAGCCCGCACATTCAAAGATCGGCGTGATGGCGATACGGCTGCACGGAGCGGATCACCTATAGGCACACCCGGCGCAGAACTCGTCGTCATCAAAGACGCCGGACATTTGGTGCCCCTAGAAGCACCTGACCAGCTCGCCTGCATTGTCGGGTCATGGCCTGATAGAATGATCTGACGTCGACTACCCACGACTCATCCCGGCGTGCGCTCGCACTACGGCGCTCCGTCAGCCGTGCGCCAACGGACTAAGCTGTTCTCGCGAGGGCGCGCGTCGGGGATCATGATTTGGGGACGGCCGTGCCGTCTGAGGATCGGGGGGTTCACCTCACTCAGACGGCAGCTTCGCGTGTCAGCGCATACGAGTTAGCACGTGCTGCGTCGCGAACGCATCGAGCGCGGCCATGATCGGGTGAGTCGTCGATGAAGTAGGCGTAGACCCCTGACATCCGCGACCAAGGACGATCGTGCCAACTTAACCGTAATTGGAGATGTTGAGCCAGTTGCATTGCCCGGCCCCGCAAACACGTTACTATTCCGTTAAGGACTTCATCGAGTTGCCTCGCGGATCAAGCCCAGCCGCGCGTCTGCAATCCAGAGACGGGCTTTGACACAGGTGAAGTCATGAATACGCCGCTCGCACTCCCTGTGGCCGCCCTCATGGGATTCGCCAGTCTCGTCTTCACCACCAGTGACGCCGAAGCCCAGCGCCGTGGTGTCGGTGCAGGTGGTGGTTACCGAGGTGGTGCCGTGGGTGTTGGTTCTCGCGCTGGATACCGTGGCGCTGCTGTTGGCGGTGGCTATCGAGGTGGATATGGCGGAGCGTACCGTGCCGGATACCGTGGGGCCTACCGGGGGGCGGCATACCGTGGCGGTTACTACGGCAATCGTTACTACGGTGGCCGGGCGCTCCCAGCAGGCGTCGGTCTTGCAGCAGGTGCTGCATATTACGGCAACGGTTATGGCTACGGGTCCGGCTATGGCTACGCCGCGCCCGCCGCCTACGGTTCTGGCTATGCCGCTCCCGCTGCCTACGGCTACAATGTCAATGGCGCCTATAGCGACGGTCCCTATGCCACCAACACTTATTCCGGCTGTGCATGTTCCGATCGGGGAAGCGCGAGCCTCTATCCGCAGCCCGTCTACTACGGCACGCCGGCCTCAACTTACTATGGCGGGAGCGGCTATTATGGCGGCGGCTTCTATGGCCGACCTGTCGTTCGTGCGGGCATTCGCCGCGCCGCATACTACAATGACCGACCAGTTGTTGGTCACTACGGTAGGGGCTGGTAGATCACCAGCACGTGTGGGGCGTCAGCGCACGGGTCGCGGTCCTTAAAGCCACCGTCCGAGCAAATGAGCGTAGGCTCGGCGATGGAACGCTGGTGATATGCTCCCAGCATGCGAGCGCGGTAGGAGGTTCGACCGCGATGTCGAGCCTCTGGTAGCTTGCCATCAATCGCGTCGGAGAGGATGTCGCAACGCTGCAACTCGACCGTGATTGCGGCCTAGATCAGGAGCGCATCGACCTCCAGTAGCTTCTCGGCCAGCTTGACGAGGGCGTCTTGCAGCAGCCCGCAATGGCCTTCCTCCATCGTCTCTTGGAGCGCGAACGAGACGCCAGCCCGCAGTCGCTGAGGCTCGGTCTTTCCCATTCCGAGTTTCGCTGCGATTGAGTCCGCCGTGCGAAAGCCGATGCCCCGAATGTCGCGGGCAAGCCGATAAGGGTCATCGGTCATCACAGCGATGGCGTCATAAGCGTAGGTCTTGAAGATGCGGATTGCCCGTGCCGTGCCGACGCCGTGGGCGTGCAGAAAGATCATGATCTCCCGGACGGCCTTCTGTTCGGCCCATCCCGACACAATGCGTTCGGCACGCTTCGGACCGATCCCGCCGACTTCTATCAGCCGGTCGGGCTCGGCCTCTTGATGTCCAAGGTCGCGTCCCCGAACAGCGCCACGATGCGTTTCGCCATCGCTGGGCCGATGCCCCGCATTTGCCGGGAGGCGAGATATTTCTCGATGCCCTCAGCCCCCCGTCGGCGGCGTGGCCTTCAAGACCTGCGCCTTGAAATTGCAGGCCATGGGTATGGTCGGTGATCCAGATGCCCGAAGTCGTCACGAACACGCCCGCACCGATCGTCGCGGCGTGACCGACCACCGTGACGAGATCACGCCTGCCGAGCCTTCACTCGGATTACGGCAATGCCGGTGTCCGCATTGTGGAAGGTCACCCGCTCCACGGTCCCGGCGAGGGTCTGTAGCGGCGTTGAGGCGGGTGCGCGTTGGTTACGCAGGTTGGAGCCGTTCCGGGTTTTCGCAGACATGGTTCGCGTTGATGCCACGTTCCGCCCCGGCTCTGGGCACTGCCGTCAGCGCAGCGGCACGCGTAGCCAGGGCCGGGGCGGAACCCACGAGTGGGATCAGGCCTTCCAAACGGGCCGGAATCGCACGGGCGTGTTGGCAGTTTCCGCTCGCCTATGCGTCGTTTCCAGTGATACTGTTTCGAAGCTCGATGGGTTTGCCGATGGTGCGAAGCGTCTCAAATCCTTCGCCGGTGCCAAGAATCGTCACGTTGCCATAGTCGAGCATGCGCCCCAAGATTGATTGATCGATCTGGACGCTCTCGACCTTGTCCATGTTCATCTCATTGGTCTCCCGCTGGATGAGACCCTTCTTGTAGATGACCCGTCGGTTGGTGACTGCGATCTCGGTGACCCACGAGTGGAGCCACTGCTGGATCAGGAGGACCGCGGCAACGAGCGCAAGGGCATATCCTGCATAACGCCAGAGGTTGGGCATAAACTCCGACCTGCTGAGCCAGAAAGCGACCCCCGCTAGGAGCGCAACCCCAGCACCGGGCCAGTACACTATCCAATGAATGGACGAGATGTGCCGGACCTGCTCACTGGGCTGCAAGACGCGCTGAATGTAGCTCATCGCAATAGCTCTCCTTCATTAGCATCGACAACCGCACCCATTATCAATCACGGTTCGGACCATTAGGGCAGTGGAGAAGATTCTCCTATCAAGCCGCTGCCGCACCGGTGATTCTCGCCACTCGCCTTGCACGGCCTTTTCGTGTGTTCGGCGTGCAAGTTTTGACCCCGTAAGGGCGCAAAAGCAGTCTTGGGATCAGCGCCGAACACGGCGGCAGTCCGCGGCTTCCACTTCGCGAGGTCGTGGTTTGATGCCGTAGCGCTTGCCGAGATCCCTGGACGTTCCGCCAGCGTATCCGAACCGCTCGTAGTACTTCGTGGGGTGCATGGCAAACATTGAAGACCCTTCTCGCGGCACGGGTGCGGGCGTGCACTCGATGGAGACAATCTCACCGTCACCGATCGTGAAATTGCCTCCATAGCTCGGACGAACCTGAATGGGTCCAGGCCCCTGCGGGGGGCCGGGGATCGCCCCCGCCAGGCCGCAGCGCATCGGGGTGATATTCTCGCGGGAGCGGGATGTTTTTCAACAGATCTCTTCAGGCTCGGCGAAAGACGCATCGCAGCGAAATCTATCCAGGACGCGCGTCGAGAAAAGGAATTACCTTTAATCTCACCGAGTGACTGAAATGCCACCCTCAACGATTTAAGCTGGTTGATTAGCCGGCGTTGCCAATTATTCAGCTTCGCATCTGAAATTTCATGTGCAACGGTTAGACGGACGAAATCACCCTAGGAGAGTATTATGCGTCTAGGCCTCGTTTCCACTGCTGTGCTGGCAACCTGCCTGGCAACCTCGGCCTTCGCGGCCGATCTTCCCAGCCGCCAAGCCCCGCCTCCCGCTCCCGTCTACGTGCCCCTGTTCACCTGGGCTGGTCTTTATGTCGGTCTCAACGCCGGCGTGGGCTGGGCTGACTCGGGCGAGATCGTCGTTAACGGACCGACGGCCGCCTCTTCCGGCATCCTGAGCGGTGTTGGCGGTGGCGACGGCAGGTTCGTCGGCGGCGCCCAGATCGGCTATAACTGGCAGTCCGGCGCGATCGTCTACGGCCTCGAAACTGACATCCAGTATGTCGATGCAGGCGGTAGCGTGGCCTGGGGCCGCTATTCCTGGTGGGATGGCCGCGGCGGCGGTGACGGCGCCTATTTCGGCACTGTGCGTGCTCGCATCGGTTATGCCTTCGACAGAACCCTGGTCTACGTCACCGGCGGTCTGGCCTATGGCGGCCTGAACACCAACCCGCTGACCGGCAACACGACGAGCAACGCCGGCTGGACCGTCGGCGGCGGTGTCGAATACGCCTTCACCAACAACTGGACGGCCAAGATCGAAGGCCTCTACGTCGATACCGGCGAGGGCCGGCGCGCCCGATCCTTCGACAATGCGGCGGGCGGCGTGCTCCCGGCCGGAACCTATACCGCAGTCAGCAATGGCGGCGGCGGTGCCGGGCTCGTGCGCGTCGGCGTGAACTACAAGTTCTGAGCGGCACGTTGCAGCAAACAGCCCGGCCGATGCGCCGGGCTGTTTGCTATTCATTCGCCTACCGAATCGAAGGCCGAACTTCGACGCCAGGCGCTGGGCCCCAGGTCGTGACAGGATGAAACTCGAAAGCTGCCGACAGCAGTTCAAACGTTTGTGCTCACCTAATAAATCAAGTCATCATCCCAGGGCGTTTGCCCATGGCAAGCTCGCCGGCTTTCTCTGAAATCGCACCGACGCGGTCGGCGACCGCAAGTCCAACCTGACGCTGAGCCAGAAGCGGGCCGATGCGGTTGCGACGCGGTGGTCACCACACTCGGCATCGCCCCCGCCGGGATTGTCTCAGTCGGCCTCGGCGAAGGGCAGTTGCAGAACCGGGAGAACCCGGACCCCGCGGCCAACCGGCGCGTCCAGATCGTGAATGTGGGTCGGTTCGGATAGGCTGGCCAAATCGTGATGGATCGGCTTGATTGGATGGACTTGAGCGTGAGGACGGCATGCGACACGGAATGATTGCCCTATCCGCAATGGCGCTGGCGCTGGCTCCAGCCAGCACCATTCTCCCGGGCCTCGGCGCTGCATTCGCCCAACCGGCTGCTCCAGCGCCGCGGGCTGCACAGGTCGAGCCAGCCCAGGCCGCGGACACGGTCTTCACCCGTGCCGAGATCGAGCCGCTGGTGAAGCCGATTGCACTCTACCCCGACCCGCTGCTGGCGCAGTTGCTGCCGGCCTCGGCCTATCCGCTCGACATCGTGCAGGCGGCGCGCTGGTTGGATCGAAACAAGGCGGCTGTCGAGAAGGCCGATTTCACAGCAGCCGACGCCATGACCTGGGATGCCAGCGTGAAGGCGCTGATCCGCTTTCCCGACCTGGTCAAGCAGATGAACGAGAACCTTGACTGGACGAGCGATCTCGGCGACGCCTTTGTCTACCAGCCGACGGATGTCGCGGCCGTCATCCAGGATCTACGGGCCATGGCGGCAAAGGGCGGTGCCCTGAAATCGACGCCACAGCAGACCGTGGTCCAGAAGACCGAGGGCTCCAGCACGGTCATCTATATCGAGCCGGCGGAACCGGAGGTTATCTATGTGCCAAGTTATGATCCCGGGGCCGTCTACCAGCCGGTCGCTTCCGCCGTCCCGGGCGCGCTCCTGACCTTCGGGACCGCCATCGCCGTGGGCGCGGTGATGTACAACAACCCCTGGAACTGGGGCACCGGGGCGGTCTATCCTCCGCGCTGGCCTGGCTATCCAGGCTACCGGCCCGGCTATCCCGGCGCACCCGGGCGCGGAAACATCAATATTGGCAACGAGATCAATATCGGCGGCGGCAATATTATCGGAAGCGGGAACAACATCGGCAACGGCAACAGCATCGGCAACACCAAGCCGTGGCGGCCCGACCCTGACCGGTATCGGCCTGGGCAGGGCTCCAAGCCCGGCCTCGCCCGCCCTGGCGGCCCAGACCGGCCAGGTGGCCCAGGCGGTGTCGGTGGTCCGGGCGGCCCAGGCGGCATAGGCGGCCCCGGGCCGGCTGGCGGCGTCGGTGGTCCGGGAGGGCCCGGCGGCATTGGTGGCGTCGGCGGGCCAGGCGGCCCGGGCGGGGTTGGCGGTGTCGGTGGTCCGGGAGGTCCAGGCAGTATCGGCAGCGTCGGCGGAGCAGGCGGTCCAGGTGGTGTCGGCGGCCCCGGACCGGCTGGCGGCGTCGGTGGAGTGCTGGGCGGTGCGGCAGCAGGCGCGATCGGCGGTGCGGCGGCTGGCATGATCGGCCAGCGACCGTCCCAGCAACCCGCACGCCCCGATGTGCGACCCGGACAAGATCGCCCCCAGGGCGGGACCGGGCAGGGCCGACCACAGGCCGACACAGGCAGGCCCGCGACGCGACCGTCGGGACCAGAACGGCCCTCGGCACGGCCGCCGACGGCACAGGCGCGACCAGCGGCGC belongs to Bosea sp. NBC_00550 and includes:
- a CDS encoding sensor histidine kinase, which codes for MCRLPSSTADQELAADVPAAPIGPSARFRQREVRDYLERETELRLELNHRVKNILASVISIFQMTRRGADSVDGLAEDFSGRLTALSNVHSVVFNAGGEEAQLNDIIDATVAAYRVMGRSNIKTGGPDILVPRSVGTTLALCMHELATNAIKYGALSRPEGQITLTWQLLRFRPAPDNHLDRKRRPTCRRAGPGRLRNSLYARGVDERVRGAS
- a CDS encoding peptidoglycan-binding domain-containing protein, which encodes MNTRDVQAALGALGCSLVVDGKPGPKTKKAIIAFQRVTGLYPDGITGPETINALQVPSSTSL
- a CDS encoding PH domain-containing protein — protein: MSYIQRVLQPSEQVRHISSIHWIVYWPGAGVALLAGVAFWLSRSEFMPNLWRYAGYALALVAAVLLIQQWLHSWVTEIAVTNRRVIYKKGLIQRETNEMNMDKVESVQIDQSILGRMLDYGNVTILGTGEGFETLRTIGKPIELRNSITGNDA
- a CDS encoding outer membrane protein, which codes for MRLGLVSTAVLATCLATSAFAADLPSRQAPPPAPVYVPLFTWAGLYVGLNAGVGWADSGEIVVNGPTAASSGILSGVGGGDGRFVGGAQIGYNWQSGAIVYGLETDIQYVDAGGSVAWGRYSWWDGRGGGDGAYFGTVRARIGYAFDRTLVYVTGGLAYGGLNTNPLTGNTTSNAGWTVGGGVEYAFTNNWTAKIEGLYVDTGEGRRARSFDNAAGGVLPAGTYTAVSNGGGGAGLVRVGVNYKF
- a CDS encoding DUF3300 domain-containing protein: MIALSAMALALAPASTILPGLGAAFAQPAAPAPRAAQVEPAQAADTVFTRAEIEPLVKPIALYPDPLLAQLLPASAYPLDIVQAARWLDRNKAAVEKADFTAADAMTWDASVKALIRFPDLVKQMNENLDWTSDLGDAFVYQPTDVAAVIQDLRAMAAKGGALKSTPQQTVVQKTEGSSTVIYIEPAEPEVIYVPSYDPGAVYQPVASAVPGALLTFGTAIAVGAVMYNNPWNWGTGAVYPPRWPGYPGYRPGYPGAPGRGNINIGNEINIGGGNIIGSGNNIGNGNSIGNTKPWRPDPDRYRPGQGSKPGLARPGGPDRPGGPGGVGGPGGPGGIGGPGPAGGVGGPGGPGGIGGVGGPGGPGGVGGVGGPGGPGSIGSVGGAGGPGGVGGPGPAGGVGGVLGGAAAGAIGGAAAGMIGQRPSQQPARPDVRPGQDRPQGGTGQGRPQADTGRPATRPSGPERPSARPPTAQARPAAPQGGARPRPTAPSAFDGIDAGRGAAAYGNRGAASRGQIGMPAGRGGGGGQIGGGGRGGGGHIGGGGRGGGGGGGRGGRR